In one window of Nothobranchius furzeri strain GRZ-AD chromosome 11, NfurGRZ-RIMD1, whole genome shotgun sequence DNA:
- the LOC107384293 gene encoding interleukin-13 receptor subunit alpha-1 isoform X1, whose protein sequence is MELLPALPICWYCLLVLLVSRHETEAVLSDVCLLDNDDVFLLNSTGLDEVVGITNFKESFACVLYPSDLLNCSWSFLTLEKDTHLSIVMSECKEDTLVDLESKLSVPRVGFWVLNMSQKDHVIVCFNMTKDVEWMVNIRRYEMDLIRPLSPPTNVCASIEGTHLYISWNLPDSNNIANPDCFEYQLDLGEQVGHQNSEELHKSDPTEIEEDLRMLTGTLQYVELNAASSRSYRVRIRTRTSQYCHGYQHWSQWSPTVSLAAEEPWYTLDPLVIVAICLGIPMILLAVLLMVRHQRLTSILFPPIPRPPPQYKYFLEKGDPVCFYPSVPEKHEEEITEVEDAEQNPESNTE, encoded by the exons ATGGAGCTGCTTCCTGCTCTTCCAATCTGTTGGTACTGTCTCCTGGTGTTGTTGGTGTCAAGACATG AAACCGAAGCAGTCTTGTCAGATGTCTGTCTCCTGGATAATGATGAT GTCTTCTTGCTGAACTCTACAGGGTTAGATGAAGTTGTTGGCATCACCAACTTTAAGGAAAGCTTCGCGTGTGTCTTGTACCCATCAGATTTACTCAACTGCTCCTGGTCATTCCTCACTTTGGAGAAGGACACTCATCTTTCCATTGTTATGAG TGAATGTAAGGAGGATACACTGGTTGATTTAGAATCCAAACTGTCTGTGCCAAGAGTTGGATTTTGGGTGTTGAACATGAGTCAAAAAGATCATGTAATCGTTTGCTTTAACATGACAAAGGATGTGGAATGGATGGTTAACATCAGAAGATATGAAATGGACCTGATAC GGCCCTTGTCTCCACCTACAAATGTCTGTGCATCCATTGAAGGTACACACCTTTACATCTCCTGGAATCTGCCTGACTCTAACAACATTGCAAATCCTGACTGTTTTGAGTACCAGCTGGATTTGGGCGAACAGGTAGGACATCAGAACTCTGAGGAACTCCACAAGTCAGACCCAACAGAGATCGAA GAAGACCTGAGGATGCTGACGGGAACTCTGCAGTATGTGGAGTTGAATGCCGCTTCGTCCCGCAGCTACAGGGTGAGAATTAGGACACGAACATCACAATATTGCCATGGATACCAACATTGGAGCCAATGGAGCCCCACAGTCA GTTTAGCAGCTGAAGAGCCCTGGTACACACTCGACCCCCTGGTGATAGTAGCCATTTGCCTGGGAATACCCATGATCCTCCTTGCTGTGCTGTTGATGGTGCGCCATCAGAG GTTGACTAGTATCCTGTTTCCTCCAATCCCTCGTCCTCCACCGCAGTACAAATATTTTCTAGAGAAAGGCGACCCTGTCTGt TTCTACCCTTCTGTGCCAGAAAAACACGAGGAAGAGATCACTGAGGTGGAGGATGCAGAGCAAAACCCTGAAAGCAACACAGAATAA
- the LOC107384293 gene encoding uncharacterized protein isoform X2, producing MELLPALPICWYCLLVLLVSRHETEAVLSDVCLLDNDDVFLLNSTGLDEVVGITNFKESFACVLYPSDLLNCSWSFLTLEKDTHLSIVMSECKEDTLVDLESKLSVPRVGFWVLNMSQKDHVIVCFNMTKDVEWMVNIRRYEMDLIRPLSPPTNVCASIEGTHLYISWNLPDSNNIANPDCFEYQLDLGEQEDLRMLTGTLQYVELNAASSRSYRVRIRTRTSQYCHGYQHWSQWSPTVSLAAEEPWYTLDPLVIVAICLGIPMILLAVLLMVRHQRLTSILFPPIPRPPPQYKYFLEKGDPVCFYPSVPEKHEEEITEVEDAEQNPESNTE from the exons ATGGAGCTGCTTCCTGCTCTTCCAATCTGTTGGTACTGTCTCCTGGTGTTGTTGGTGTCAAGACATG AAACCGAAGCAGTCTTGTCAGATGTCTGTCTCCTGGATAATGATGAT GTCTTCTTGCTGAACTCTACAGGGTTAGATGAAGTTGTTGGCATCACCAACTTTAAGGAAAGCTTCGCGTGTGTCTTGTACCCATCAGATTTACTCAACTGCTCCTGGTCATTCCTCACTTTGGAGAAGGACACTCATCTTTCCATTGTTATGAG TGAATGTAAGGAGGATACACTGGTTGATTTAGAATCCAAACTGTCTGTGCCAAGAGTTGGATTTTGGGTGTTGAACATGAGTCAAAAAGATCATGTAATCGTTTGCTTTAACATGACAAAGGATGTGGAATGGATGGTTAACATCAGAAGATATGAAATGGACCTGATAC GGCCCTTGTCTCCACCTACAAATGTCTGTGCATCCATTGAAGGTACACACCTTTACATCTCCTGGAATCTGCCTGACTCTAACAACATTGCAAATCCTGACTGTTTTGAGTACCAGCTGGATTTGGGCGAACAG GAAGACCTGAGGATGCTGACGGGAACTCTGCAGTATGTGGAGTTGAATGCCGCTTCGTCCCGCAGCTACAGGGTGAGAATTAGGACACGAACATCACAATATTGCCATGGATACCAACATTGGAGCCAATGGAGCCCCACAGTCA GTTTAGCAGCTGAAGAGCCCTGGTACACACTCGACCCCCTGGTGATAGTAGCCATTTGCCTGGGAATACCCATGATCCTCCTTGCTGTGCTGTTGATGGTGCGCCATCAGAG GTTGACTAGTATCCTGTTTCCTCCAATCCCTCGTCCTCCACCGCAGTACAAATATTTTCTAGAGAAAGGCGACCCTGTCTGt TTCTACCCTTCTGTGCCAGAAAAACACGAGGAAGAGATCACTGAGGTGGAGGATGCAGAGCAAAACCCTGAAAGCAACACAGAATAA
- the LOC107384469 gene encoding SH2 domain-containing protein 1A, giving the protein MEREGRCVRSIYYGRIGSKVTERLLGRFGHDGSFLLRDSETVPGACCLCVRKAPHVLTYRLQHSDSGWYLQDLRNRQEKFGTLESLIDHYRRAPSPPVGMAPLTDPLDKTQIPNYFLQEFVYMEVTSSSSSAQ; this is encoded by the exons ATGGAGCGGGAGGGGAGGTGTGTTCGGTCCATTTACTACGGGAGGATTGGCAGCAAAGTGACAGAAAGGCTGCTGGGGAGGTTTGGACACGATGGCAGCTTTCTGCTGAGGGACAGTGAAACGGTGCCAGGGGCCTGCTGTCTTTGCGTGAG GAAAGCACCACATGTACTCACCTACAGGCTACAGCACTCCGACAGTGGCTGGTACCTCCAG GATTTAAGAAACCGACAGGAGAAATTTGGAACTCTGGAGTCATTGATTGACCATTACAGACGAGCCCCATCGCCTCCTGTTGGGATGGCTCCCCTCACTGATCCACTGGACAAAACACAAATACCAAACTACTTTCTTCAAG AATTCGTCTACATGGAAgtgaccagcagcagcagctcagctcAATGA